The following proteins are encoded in a genomic region of Glycine max cultivar Williams 82 chromosome 18, Glycine_max_v4.0, whole genome shotgun sequence:
- the LOC102669537 gene encoding uncharacterized protein yields MATFNNLCLMVVVSMVITALLVKTGHSYEDQSSEEAVPPMTDVEEHLVACIMKLQRPCDELYVFGTIFFGNKRISKDCCTNIHDMGKPCHDALTTYFIGLPKFEAKRTQILERSNQVWKQCNNTSAQLDHEVPNNNLASDAGYVPTDPPVSPSYENYLRDCAAKLHPHCGDQFYAGIFYGRGTISKDCCKNVVTDVGKTCYDNMTKYVLGSPQFKENEAQIMNRSNQIWNYCTLD; encoded by the coding sequence ATGGCAACATTCAATAACCTTTGTCTAATGGTAGTAGTCTCCATGGTCATTACAGCTTTGTTGGTCAAAACAGGACATTCATACGAAGATCAATCATCTGAGGAAGCTGTCCCTCCAATGACTGATGTTGAAGAACACTTGGTTGCTTGTATAATGAAGTTGCAAAGACCTTGTGACGAGCTCTATGTGTTCGGTACAATATTCTTTGGTAACAAAAGGATTAGCAAAGATTGTTGCACCAATATTCATGACATGGGAAAACCATGCCATGATGCATTGACAACATATTTTATAGGATTACCAAAATTTGAAGCAAAGAGAACCCAAATTTTAGAGAGGAGTAACCAAGTTTGGAAGCAATGCAACAACACTTCTGCCCAACTAGATCATGAAGTTCCAAACAATAATCTTGCTAGTGATGCAGGTTATGTTCCAACTGATCCACCTGTAAGCCCAtcatatgaaaattatttaaggGATTGTGCAGCTAAATTGCATCCACATTGTGGTGACCAGTTTTATGCTGGGATATTTTATGGCAGGGGTACAATTAGTAAAGATTGCTGCAAAAACGTTGTCACGGATGTAGGGAAAACTTGCTATGATAACATGACCAAATATGTTTTGGGATCACCGCAGTTTAAGGAAAATGAGGCCCAAATTATGAATAGGAGTAACCAAATTTGGAATTATTGTACTTTAGATTAG